One Lytechinus variegatus isolate NC3 chromosome 14, Lvar_3.0, whole genome shotgun sequence genomic region harbors:
- the LOC121427252 gene encoding uncharacterized protein LOC121427252 has product MVDVTLQPPAYPGNDAKQTDSNWNAVPIITVSSPKDVDQSGDKLVKLPKLPSERFRYTLWHELRNNDLKGSELHFPRVRKAPVVKEKLFKRIQDDQGRKIHHGKTGQERKAHQRQAEDWENTQHANLSFQDLQHDYQRENLHSIMKRLIRAETVQIRDNNIVDLSDVTFNCCRELNASKNFITSFKKLPRCPNLEVLNLSDNSINSFDNIGVLRKTQLETLDLRRNPICFMENYRQRIFNALPNLRVLDGVSRLPSDSGDGLSSTGSCMVM; this is encoded by the exons acCTCCAGCCTACCCAGGCAATGATGCTAAACAAACCGATAGCAACTGGAACGCAGTCCCGATCATCACAGTTAGCTCACCGAAAGATGTTGACCAATCAGGGGATAAACTAGTCAAACTACCAAAG CTCCCATCGGAGCGTTTCAGGTACACCTTGTGGCATGAGCTGCGCAACAATGACCTGAAGGGAAGTGAACTGCACTTCCCCAGGGTTCGTAAGGCACCGGTAGTCAAGGAGAAACTCTTTAAGAGGATCCAGGATGATCAAGGTAGGAAGATTCACCATGGTAAGACCGGTCAGGAGAGGAAGGCTCACCAGAGGCAAGCTGAAGACTGGGAAAATACACAg CATGCCAACCTATCGTTTCAAGATCTCCAACATGATTACCAGAGGGAGAACCTTCATAGCATCATGAAAAGATTGATCAGAGCTGAGACTGTACAGATCAGGGATAATAATATCGTTGATCTCTCAGACGTTACTTTCAACTG TTGTAGAGAACTGAATGCAAGCAAGAATTTCATCACCTCATTCAAG AAATTACCCAGATGTCCTAATTTAGAAGTACTCAACCTCAGCGACAACTCCATCAACTCATTTGATAACATTGGTGTCTTACGGAAGACACAACTGGAAACATTGGATCTGAGAAGGAATCCCATCTGCTTTATGGAGAACTACAGACAAAG GATATTCAATGCTCTACCCAACTTGAGAGTTCTTGATGGCGTCTCTCGGCTGCCTTCAGATTCTGGAGACGGTCTTTCATCGACTGGGAGCTGTATGGTCATGTGA